One Helianthus annuus cultivar XRQ/B chromosome 12, HanXRQr2.0-SUNRISE, whole genome shotgun sequence genomic region harbors:
- the LOC110896226 gene encoding stress-response A/B barrel domain-containing protein DABB1, giving the protein MSAHHQIVEHIVLLSVKPDADSTKVETMINEVNGLISLNFTLHLSVGKILRSTSTSPNFSHIIHCRYRSTDDLQAYNQHPEHLSVLKNTQPLLDDFMVVDFLSDGSRDSLKPGSAMRVTLLKLKEDLVEHEKGKLVEELKGQFKRTEEISVGESLPNEMSKGYSIGVIVVYPDLEAIDSDAELHKSKVKDFIESEMVVDYVVPLPSAAEH; this is encoded by the coding sequence CGTCCTCCTCAGCGTCAAACCCGACGCTGACTCTACCAAAGTCGAGACCATGATAAATGAAGTCAACGGATTGATTTCACTCAACTTCACACTCCATCTCAGTGTAGGAAAAATCCTCCGGTCTACCTCCACTTCACCAAACTTCAGTCACATAATCCACTGTCGTTACAGGTCAACGGATGACTTGCAAGCGTACAACCAACATCCGGAGCACCTAAGCGTCCTCAAGAATACACAGCCATTACTTGATGACTTCATGGTTGTTGACTTTTTATCCGATGGTAGTCGCGATTCGCTGAAGCCAGGATCTGCGATGAGAGTTACGTTATTGAAGTTAAAGGAGGATTTGGTTGAACATGAGAAAGGTAAGTTGGTGGAAGAGCTTAAAGGTCAGTTTAAAAGGACTGAAGAGATAAGTGTTGGTGAGAGTTTACCTAATGAAATGTCCAAAGGGTACTCTATTGGCGTGATCGTTGTTTATCCTGATTTGGAAGCTATTGATTCGGATGCAGAGCTGCATAAATCGAAAGTGAAGGATTTTATCGAGAGTGAGATGGTTGTTGATTATGTTGTTCCATTGCCCTCAGCTGCAGAACACTGA
- the LOC110893776 gene encoding uncharacterized protein LOC110893776, translated as MASKLKQLQSKACQASQFVSKHGSAYYKQLMEQNKQYVQEPATVEKCNELSKQLFYTRLASLPSRNESFWKELDYVKNLWKNRKDMHVEQAGIAALFGLECFAWFCAGEIVGRGFTITGYHV; from the exons ATGGCATCAAAACTGAAGCAGTTGCAATCTAAGGCATGTCAGGCATCACAATTTGTGTCCAAGCATGGAAGTGCTTACTACAAGCAGCTAATGGAGCAGAACAAGCAGTATGTTCAAGAGCCAGCAACTGTTGAGAAATGCAATGAGTTGTCCAAACAGTTGTTCTACACTCGTCTTGCCAG CCTGCCTAGCCGCAATGAATCATTCTGGAAGGAACTCGATTACGTGAAGAATTTATGGAAAAACAGAAAAGATATGCACGTTGAACAAGCTGGAATCGCTGCTTTGTTTGGGCTGGAATGCTTTGCATGGTTTTGTGCCGGAGAGATTGTCGGAAGGGGTTTCACAATCACTGGTTACCATGTTTGA
- the LOC110893775 gene encoding histone acetyltransferase type B catalytic subunit, with protein sequence MGTKHHSSDTVSDPKKRRKVGFSKVDEGVQPNDCIKIYMVSKEGEVGSEESFSIEPVDLSPFFEEDGKIYGYQGLKITIWISSISFQAYADISYESTCDAGKGVTDLKSSLQNIFADNLVETKDDFLKTFSTETRYVKSMISDGKVVSNGLDAHFKADCAELEVVRVEGSAMGLLYCRLVPLVLLLVDGSNPIDVTDPDWQVYLLVEKKIDEQETPQKLFGFAALYRFFHYPDSHRLRLGQILVFPPYQRKGYGGYLLQAITNMVVADNVYDLSIEEPLDSLQHVRACIDVPRLLSLQAIQPSLNATVSRLKEENLAKRTQITRFAPPSETIEEVRKTLKINKKQFLQCWEILIYLALDPVEKYLENFRTVVLDRIRADVIGKDTGASGKRLVEVPTEFDSEVSFVMFKSNGTGEEFKEAEIEESDKVKQEEQLQKLVDERIEAIKLVAEKVRVTSS encoded by the exons ATGGGAACCAAACACCACTCTTCCGACACCGTTTCCGATCCCAAAAAGCGCCGAAAGGTTGGATTCTCCAAAGTCG ATGAAGGGGTTCAACCCAATGACTGCATCAAAATCTACATGG TTTCTAAAGAAGGTGAAGTGGGCTCTGAAGAAAGCTTCTCTATTGAACCGGTTGACTTAAGTCCCTTCTTTGAAGAAGATGGAAAAATATATGGCTACCAGGGGTTAAAG ATTACTATTTGGATCAGCAGCATTTCATTTCAAGCATATGCTGATATATCTTACGAGAGCACATGTGAT GCTGGGAAAGGAGTCACAGATCTTAAATCTTCTCTACAG AATATTTTCGCAGATAATCTTGTTGAGACAAAAGATGATTTCCTCAAAACGTTTTCCACCGAGACTCGTTACGTAAA GTCTATGATCTCAGATGGAAAAGTAGTTAGCAATGGGTTGGATGCACATTTTAAAGCTGATTGTGCTGAGCTGGAG GTTGTTCGTGTTGAGGGCTCAGCAATGGGTCTTCTTTACTGTAGATTGGTACCACTCGTCCTTCTTCTCGTTGACG GTAGCAATCCCATTGATGTTACTGATCCGGATTGGCAAGTTTACCTTCTAGTGGAGAAGAAAATTGATGAACAGGAAACTCCACAAAAGTTGTTTGGTTTTGCTGCACTTTATCGGTTTTTTCATTACCCTGATAGCCACAGGCTGAGACTTGGGCAG ATACTGGTATTCCCTCCATACCAACGCAAAGGCTACGGAGGTTATCTTCTTCAAGCAATCACCAACATGGTAGTTGCAGACAACGTGTACGATCTCTCAATCGAAGAGCCACTAGACTCATTACAACACGTTAGGGCTTGCATTGACGTACCCCGTTTACTTTCTCTACAAGCAATCCAGCCATCACTAAACGCAACCGTCAGCCGtctaaaagaagaaaatctaGCCAAACGAACCCAAATTACCCGTTTCGCCCCACCGTCAGAAACCATCGAAGAAGTGAGAAAAACGCTCAAAATCAACAAGAAACAGTTTTTACAATGCTGGGAGATTTTAATCTACTTAGCTCTTGACCCTGTTGAAAAATATCTCGAGAATTTTCGTACTGTTGTTTTGGATCGGATTAGGGCTGATGTCATCGGTAAAGATACCGGTGCAAGTGGGAAGCGGCTGGTCGAGGTCCCCACGGAGTTTGATTCGGAAGTATCGTTTGTGATGTTTAAGTCGAATGGAACCGGTGAGGAGTTTAAGGAAGCAGAGATTGAAGAAAGCGATAAGGTGAAACAAGAGGAGCAGCTGCAGAAACTAGTCGATGAAAGGATTGAAGCGATAAAGTTGGTTGCGGAAAAAGTGCGCGTTACGAGCTCTTGA
- the LOC110893774 gene encoding uncharacterized protein LOC110893774: MNVLQLTTIQFPRLWRTQLSNYNLCPGVFELCSTRNSCKFVVKAGENRVPKSTDLFTQIKQLEAEEDEEVHDDNDLVDIDWDKVEDEFSPKGRDEEMNYDKDPEFAEILGTSLDDPAKARSKIEERMKKKRDKIIQRKTGSATPMKVIFNKFEFNNSYIWIEFYHAPLDKDIKMICDTIRSWHIVGRLGGCNSMNMQLSQSTTDKRPSYDDILGANIEPTTFYNISDLEIQDNVARVWVDIGTSEPMLLDVLINAMTQISSDHVGIKQMVFGGSEYENWSPNLTSEDEGYSVHKI; encoded by the exons ATGAATGTACTGCAATTAACCACAATTCAATTTCCTCGATTATGGAGAACTCAATTGAGCAATTACAACTTATGTCCAGGTGTTTTCGAATTATGCTCCACTCGAAACTCATGCAAATTCGTGGTTAAAGCTGGTGAAAACAGAGTACCAAAATCAACGGATTTGTTCACACAAATCAAACAATTGGAAGCAGAAGAAGACGAAGAAGTGCATGATGATAATGATTTGGTTGATATTGATTGGGATAAAGTGGAAGATGAGTTTTCCCCAAAGGGTAGAGATGAAGAAATGAATTATGATAAAGATCCTGAGTTTGCTGAAATTTTGGGAACTTCGTTAGATGATCCTGCTAAAGCAAGGTCTAAA ATAGAGGAgaggatgaagaagaaaagagacaAGATAATTCAGCGAAAAACGGGTTCAGCGACACCCATGAAAGTGATTTTTAACAA ATTTGAGTTCAACAACTCGTATATCTGGATCGAGTTCTACCATGCTCCTTTGGATAAAGATATTAAGATGATATGCGAT ACAATTCGTTCGTGGCATATCGTTGGACGTCTTGGCGGGTGCAATTCAATGAATATGCAA CTATCACAATCTACTACAGATAAGAGACCAAGTTATGATGATATTCTTGGAGCAAACATTGAGCCGACTACATTTTATAACATTAGTGATCTTGAGATTCAAGACAATGTAGCACGCGTATG GGTAGATATTGGTACTAGCGAGCCTATGCTGTTGGACGTATTGATAAATGCAATGACGCAAATAAGCTCCGA TCATGTTGGAATCAAACAGATGGTTTTTGGTGGATCTGAATATGAAAACTGGAGTCCAAACTTGACATCAGAAGATGAAGGTTACAGTGTTCATAAAATATAG
- the LOC110893773 gene encoding 40S ribosomal protein S30 → MGKVHGSLARAGKVRGQTPKVAKQDKKKQPRGRAHKRIQYNRRFVTAVVGFGKKRGPNSSEK, encoded by the exons ATGG GAAAGGTTCACGGATCATTAGCTCGTGCTGGAAAAGTGAGAGGTCAAACCCCAAAGGTGGCAAAGCAGGACAAGAAGAAGCAGCCTCGAGGACGCGCTCACAAGCGTATTCAGTACAATCGCCGTTTTGTTACTGccg TTGTTGGTTTTGGAAAGAAGAGGGGACCTAACTCATCAGAGAAGTAA